The Mycobacterium seoulense genomic interval CATTCAAGCAGTTGAAAAATCCGAGAGGACGGGCCCCAGATTGGCAGCAGCGGACGCGCCTGCGCGGTCTCTGTGGTCGTGCGGTAACGCCTAACGGAGTTCACCGGCCAGAAGCGGCTGGGCTTTGCACATACCCGGAGATGCCGAGAGCGGCCGATTTCCAAACCTAAAGTACGTATACCTGTTCTCCCGAGCATATTTGGCATCGACACAGGGCTTTTCAATCCGGGTCGGATGGTACGCCGTTTCGACGTCATGCCCCGCCCCTCCGCGCGGAAAATGGCGAAAAATGAATCCAAATAAGGTGAAACGTGTCCGCCAAGTGCGGGTACCCCCGCGGCGCGGGGCGGTTCGGCCGACGGGTTATGCCCCGCGTTCGATCAGTTGTCGTGCGAAGTGCCGTAAATTTGGTGAATCCCATCGCATTCCGCATTGCACTCACGTAACATAGCTCCCCTCGGGCGTACATCTCTCCTCTAACGGATGGAGTGGTCCATGTCGCGTATGAAGTACAAGGTTGCTCTCGGCCTGATCCTGGCCGCGACCGCCTTGGCAGGCTCCGGTTGCACTGTCCCGCTGACTATCGACTGCAGCACTGCAACCACTGGCATTACCTGCACGCCGTAGAGCTGCCCGGCGGGCGTCGGGGGGTTGCGCTACTGGCACGCCTTACTTGGCTTGGTCCACTCTTAGACCTGCCGAGGGGCAGCACCGCTGCCTAAGCGTGCCAGTCAGCGTACCCGACTCGCCGCCGCGTGGACTTTGAAAGTGCCTGGACCTTAGGTGTTATTCGTACGGTTTTGCATGCACTCGATCTTCGTTGCGGTCGTCCGCTGAGCCGGGCCGGCTCGCCAGTGCACTGCAACGAATCTCCTCCAGCCTTGTCGCACAAGGGAATCAAGCTGCAGCGTTTTGCCGAAGGGCTTGTCGCGACCTCGATCAGTTGACGTAGACCATCTGAAATTTGTTGAATCCCACATCATTCCGTATTGCGGTCACATAATATGACTTCCCTCGGGCGAAACATTTCTTCATCGACGAACGGAGTGTTCATGTCTCGTTTGAAGTACAAGGCCATTCTCGGCCTGGTCCTGGGCTTCACCGCATTGGCAAGCTCCGGTTGCACGCTGCCGAGTATCTCGTGCACCGGTTCATCCACCGGAATCACCTGCACGCCATAGAGCTTTGGCCGCCGGGGGTTGCGCTCCTGGCACGCTCGACTCGTTGATGGCATGGGCGTGCCAGGCAGCGTACCGATCCTCTCCCACCCCGAGTGTCTCAGTTCGATTCGTCGCTCTTCTTTAGGTCCGTATCCCGGCTCGGCTGAACACGTTTCGGCTCACCGGGCATCTTCGGGTAGTTCGGTGGATACGGCATGTCGCCGAGGCCCCGTTCTTTGTCGGCATCGGCCATCGCCAAGAGGGGCGAGATCGACTGTGCCACGTCGTCCATTGCGGCCCAGGGGTCTTCGCGGCCCGCCAACAGCCCGGGGACGGATTCCATGGTGAACTCGTCCGGTTCCGCGCCGGCGAGCTCGTCCCAGCTCAGCGGCGTCGACACGGTCGCGATCGGGGTACGCCGCACCGAGTAGGCCGACGCCATGGTGCGGTCCCGGGCATTTTGATTGAAGTCGATGAAGATGCGCGCGCCGCGCTCTTCTTTCCACCACGACGTGGTGACGGCGTCGGGCGCGCGGCGTTCCACTTCGCGGGCCAACGCGATGCCGGCCCGGCGCACCTCCACGAAATCCCAGTCCTTGGCGATCCGCAGGAAGACGTGGATCCCCCGCCCGCCCGAAGTCTTGGGGTAGCCCACCAGGGCGAGCTCATCGAGTAACGGTCGCAACACCTGTACCGCTACGGTCCGGGCCTGCTCGAATCCGACGCCTGGCTGCGGATCCAGGTCGATGCGCAACTCGTCGGGATGGTCGGTGTCCGGGCAACGCACCTGCCACGGGTGCAGGGTGATGGTGCCCATCTGCGCCGCCCAGACGATTGCCGAGGGGTGGGTGACCTTCAGTGCGTCGGCGGTGCGCCCGGAGGGGAACGTCACCCGGCAGGTCTGCAGATAGTCGGGATGGTGCTGCGGAATCCGCTTCTGGTAGATCTCCTCGCCGTCGATGCCATCCGGGAACCGCTGCAGATGGGTGGGCCGGTCGCGAAGCGCGTCGAGCATCGGTCCGCGCGCCACCGTGAGGTAGTACTCGACGAGGCGCCGCTTGGTGCCCTTGGGGCCCAACTTGGGGAAATAAACCTTGTCCGGATTGGTCAGGCGCACCGCAACGCCGTCGACGTCGAGCTCTTCTGCAGCAGCCATACCGAAGATTCCAGCACAATCGGCCTATGGACTTACCTGTCATGCCGCCGGTGTCGCCGATGCTGGCCAAATCGGTGCGGTCGATTCCTCCGGACGCGTCATACGAGCCGAAATGGGATGGGTTCAGATCCATCTGTTTCCGCGACCGGAACGAAGTCGAGCTGGGCAGTCGCAACGAGCGGCCCATGACGCGTTACTTCCCCGAGTTGGTCGCCGCGGTGCGGACAGAGCTGCCCGAGCGGTGCGTGATCGACGGGGAGATTGTCATCGCTACCGACCACGGCCTGGATTTCGAGGCGTTACAACAACGCATTCACCCGGCCGATTCGCGGGTGCGGATGCTCGCCGAGGCCACGCCGGCGTCCTTCGTCGCCTTCGACTTGCTCGCCGTGGGTGACGACGACTACACGCGGAGGCCGTTCAGCGAGCGGCGCGCGGCCCTCGTCGAGGCGTTGGGGCATTCCGGCCCGTCGATCCACGTCACGCCCGCCACCACCGACATCGATCTCGCGCGGCGCTGGTTCGACGAATTCGAGGGGGCCGGCCTCGACGGTGTCATCGCCAAGCCGCTGACCGTCACCTATCAGCCCGACAAGCGGGTCATGTTCAAGATCAAGCACGAGCGGACCGCCGACTGCGTGGTCGCCGGCTATCGCGTGCACAAGTCCGGCGGCGACGCGATCGGCTCGCTGCTGCTCGGGCTCTACCAGGACGACGGGCAGCTCGCGTCCGTCGGGGTGATCGGCGCCTTTCCGATGGCCGAACGGCGGCGCCTGTTCGCCGAGCTTCAGCCGCTCGTCACCGATTTCGAAGGCCACCCGTGGAATTGGGCCGCCCACGAGGCCGGCGAGCGAACACCGCGCAAGAACGAGTTTTCCCGCTGGAACGCCGGGAAGGACCTTTCGTTTGTGCCGCTGCGGCCCGAGCGCGTCGTCGAGGTCCGCTACGACCACATGGAAGGCCGGCGCTTTCGGCACACCGCGCAGTTCAACCGGTGGAGGCCGGACCGCGACCCGCGGTCGTGCACATACGACCAACTCGAGCAGCCGGTCACCTTCAGCCTCGGTGACATCGTGCCCGGCCTGGGATCGGGCTAGAAGGGCGGCGGCTGGTTGCGTTCGGCGATGCGGGCGGCGTTGAGCGCGCGTTCGGCGTCGATGCGGCGGGCTCGATCTTGTTGTCGGGTTCGGCGGCGTTTGGGCATCATGCCGCCGCGATCACCGAGAGAACCGTAGTCGGTTGATACGGTTGGCAATTCACCCGTTGGCACGCACAGTGCGGGAAACAACAGGCGGCTGCCCGGACGGGTGGTGTAGGTCCGGCCACTCGGCGACGTCCAGACGACCGTGCCGTCCGGAAGCTGCTCGTCGCGCCAACCCGTCCAGAACGTTTTCACAAGGTGGTGCTTTCTGCACAGGCACTTGAGGTTGGACGCGTGGGTGGGCCCGAGCGGGTAGGGCACCGTGTGGTCGATGTCGGCGAACTCGGCGGGTCGATCGCATCCGGGGAATCGGCACGTCATGTCCCGGCACCGAATGAACCGTTCCAGCTCGGCCGAAGGGCGGTAACCCGGCTCCGGCTTTGCGTCGGCCGGATGGCGCACCGGGCGCACTTTGGCGCCGCCATGGATCAGCTCGGCGAGCTGCGCCGGCAATACCACGCCGCCGCCGGGGATCAGCGCGGGCGGCCGCGGATCCGGGACGTCGGGCTCGGGATCTGGTGCCAGCGCCTCCGCCAGCGTCGTCTGGTCCGTGATGGGCCGTGATGGCCGCTCCCCCGACATGTGGGGGTCGGGGTCGGCGTCCAGCGCCGAAGCGTCGGCAACGACGTGGATCACCACGCTGGCCGCCCGCCCGTCCTTTTCGGCGCCCGCCAGGCAGCCCGCGTTGCCGCAGCCACACGCGAGCCGGTCCGCGCCGGCTGCCAAGGCTCCCAGTGCGTCGGCGCGGCGCTGGGCGACGGTGCGCGGATCGTCGTCGCAGACCTCGTGGGCCATCTGCAGCAGGCGCCGGTCCAACACGGCCGCATCGTGCGCATAGAGCCGGCCCCACATCGAGGCGGTGCCCGACTCGTCATCGGATCGATCGATGACGACGTCGCGGCTGCGGGCCGCCGCGCGAGTTCGCCGCAAGGCGCCGGGATCGTATTGATCCACCACCGCGTCGATGGCCTGCGCCGTCTTGGTTGCCGACAGCGGCCCGAACCGCCTCGCGTCTTCCGCCAGGGTGGTATCGACCAATTGCAGTGTGTCGGGGTCCTTCACGAGGTCGGTGTGCCACACGATCGTCGCCGCGAGCCGGGCGCTGATCATCCCCTCGGCGAAGAGCGCCCCCACCCGCGGGAGCCGACTGCGCAGCGCGGCGGCCAAGTACATCTGCCCAGAGGCCATGGCGTGGCTGATGTTCTGTGCCGCGGCGACCTCGGCGGCCATGGCATCCCAGTTGTCGCAGGACCAGTGGGCGGCGCTGGTTGGGCCGTCGGCACGGCGGTGCACCAGCTCCGCGATGGCCGCCAGCCTGCGCGCCGCGGCCACCGCCTCAACCCGTGCCCACTCGGCGATCGCAGCCGCCAACTCGGCGTCGTCGGCGCGCGCCAGCTCGTCGACGAGCAGCCCTGAATCGAACATACTTTCGTATAGTAGTCGCGGTCGACGACGCCGAGCACCGCCCGAAGATCACCCTGTGGATGAACTTCGAACTGTGGATAATCGGCGAACCACGCGTTTAATGCCCCCGCCGGGCGGGCACGCGAACGTACATGTCAGTGACAGCGTTTCAAGACCTGCCGTTGGCCGACCGCGACCGGAAGTGGGATGGTGACGCCGCCGAGAAGCGGGTCCGCAAGTGGGCCGGGGCCAAGGACGCCCCGAACGAGAAGTACCGCGACGCCCACGTCTGGTACGACAACGGCAAGAAGGAAAACTTCACGGCGTACAAATTGTTGATCGCCGACGTCGTCGGCGGCAATCTGCGGGCGGTCCCACGCGGGGTGATGGCGGCCGGCGCGATCATGGACGGTGCGCGCGGCGGCGTCGACCTGCCGAAGGCGGACGTCGATCGGGTCAAGAGCCACCTGGCCAAGTACTACCAGAAGATGGGCGAAAGCCCGCCCTGGGAGCGCGCCTAGTCAGACCGCAACCGACAGGCGCGACAGCCCGCGCAGGGTGACGTTGGCCTTGTATCGCGGCTCGCCGTCCAGCCGCGCGTCCGGGAAGCGCGCCGCCACCGCCGACAGGGCCACGCCGGCCTCCAGCCGGGCCAGCGGCGCACCCAGGCAGTAATGGGCTCCCCGGCCAAAGCCCAAGTGCCGCAGCCCCTTCCGGTCCGGGTCGAAGAGATCGGGCCGGTCGAATTCCGCCGGATCGCGGTGGGCCGCGGCGAGCAGCAGCATCATGACATCTCCCGCCGGCACCTCAACGCCGCCAATCACCATGTCGGCGAGAGCAATTCGGCCGACAAGTTGCACCGGCGGGTCAAAGCGCAAGGTCTCTTCCACGATCGCCGGCGCTCGACCGGAGTCGGCACCCAGCGCGGCCCACTGCGCGGGATTGCGCAGCATTGCCAGCACGGCGTTGCCGATGAGATTCACCGTGGTCTCGTGTCCGGCGATCAAGAGCAGATTGCAGGTGGAGACGATCTCCTCCTCGGTCAGCTGGTCGCCGGACTCTTCCACGGCGATCAGACCCGAAAGCAGGTCGTCTCCGGGTTGTGAACGGCGGCGCTCGATCAGGCCGTGGAAGTATTCGCGCAGCCACGTCCCGGCCTGTTGTCGTTGATCTGCGACATCGGGCGGCACTCCGGTGATGGTGGAGAACGGGTCCAGCGCCTGGGCGAGCAGTGCCGACGCGCGGCTGAATTGCGGCTCGTCGTCGAGTGGCACGCCGAGCAGCCGGCAGATCACCGCCACCGGCAGCGGATAGGCGAAATCTTCGACGACTTCGAAGTGCCCCTTTTCGGCGACCCGATCGAGCATTGCGTCGACCAGCGAACGGATATCGGGTTCCAGCGCGCTCACCACCCTCGGCGCGAACGCTTTGCTGACCAGCCTTCGCAACCGGGTGTGATCGGGTGGATCGAGGAACAAGAAACCCGGCGGGCCCTGCCTGCGCGGTGCCGTTCCGGCCGCGGCCTGGCGCTTGGCGACAGTCGAGTTGACGTTGTCGCTGCTGGACGACGGGTGCCGCAACACGTCGTCGCAGTCTCGGTAGCTTGAGAAGACGGCCAGATTGGTGTCGGGCAGCTGCACCGCTCCGCCCTCGCGAAACCGCGCGCAGAGTCGATACGGGTCGGCCCGGTTGGCCGGGTCCAGCAGTTGTAGCAGCAACCCCTGGGATTCGGCTTGCCCGGTCGGCGCGGTCGTCATGCGGCCATTCTGCCCGGCGCCGGACGGCACCCCGGTCAGCCGGAGGTCAGGGCCCTTCCCGCAGACCCGCCAGATCCGCACGTGCCATCAACCGATCCAGAAAATCCAGCTGGCCCTTGAGCAACTTGACCCGCGCCTCGGCCACCGAAAACCACCCCACCCGATCGACTTCCGGGAACTCGCGCATGGTGCCCGACCCCTTCGGCCACTCCAGCTCAAAGGTGTTGCTGCGCGCGTCACTCACGTCGAGGTCGGCGTGGACGGCGAATGCGGTGACCACCTTGCCGCCCGACTGTTTCAGCTGGCCGAGGTCCAGCCGGGTCCCGGCCGGCGCAGAAACCCCGAGCTCTTCGGAGAACTCGCGTTGGGCGGCGGCCCAGGGATCCTCCCCGTCGCTGTACTCCCCTTTGGGAATCGACCACGCCCCGTTGTCTTTTCGCGCCCAGAACGGGCCGCCCGGATGCGCTATCAGGACCTCGACGACGCCCTCGCGGGTCCGGTACAACAGCACACCGGCGCTGAGCTTCGGCATTCGCTCAGGACCCGACCGAACGTTCCAGGTCCTTGAGCGACGACTCCAGGTGTGCGAGCAGGCGCTGCAGGTGCGGCACGCTGCGCCGGCATCCCACCAGCCCGAAGTCCAGATTGCCGGCATTGTTGGCCAGGGTGATGTTCAGCGCCTGGCCGTCGAGCGCGATGGACATCGGGTAGTTGCCGTCGAGCCGCGCGCCCCCGTAGTAGATCGGCTGGGTGGGCCCCGGCACGTTCGAAATGATGATGTTGAACGGCGGCGACGTGGACGACACCCAGCCGGGGACCGCCGCCAGGGCCAGCGCCGAGGTATTGACCGCGGAGAGCGCGAGCGCCTGGAAGCGGGGCAACTGTGAGAACACGGTCTTGTTGCTGCGCATCGAGTCGCTGATGGTCTGGAGTCGCTGCGCGGGATCGTCGCTGTCGGTGCCGAGATTGCACAGGATGGCGCCGACGAGGTTGCCCCCGGCATCGGCCTCGTCTTCGGTGCGCAGGCTTACCGGGACCATCGCGATCAGCGGGGCGTCGGGCAGGGCGTTCTGCTCGAGCAGGTAGTAGCGCAGGGCGCCCGAACACATGGCCAGGACGACATCGTTGACCGTCACCCCGGCGGCCTTCTTGACGCTTTTGATGCGGTCCAGCGACCAGGACTGGGCGGCGCACCGGCGCGCGCCACCGATCTTGACGTTCAGCATGGTGCGCGGCGCCCCGAAGGGCAACGTCAACTGCTGCTCGAACAGCGCCGCGCGGGCCAGTGAAACCGTCGACGGGGCAAGCGCCGCAAGGGCTCCCGCCGCATGCAGCGCCGAACGCAAGGGGCTGACGGGGCTGCTCTTGCGTTTGCTTTTCGGCAGGCTCCACGGCGCGCGGATCTCGGTGTCGTCGGGGTCCGCCGACAACGCGCGCTGCATCAGCTTCTGCGCCGACACCCCGTCGATCAGCGCGTGGTGAACCTTGGTGTAGACGGCGAACCGGCCATCCTGGAGGCCCTCGATGATGTGCGTCTCCCACAGCGGGCGGTGACGATCCAGCAGGCTGCTGTGCCATCGCGATGTCAGCTCGAGCAGTTCACGGATCCGCCCTGGAGACGGCACCGCGGAGCGCCGGACGTGGTAGTCGATGTCGACGTCGTTGTCATAGGACCAGCCCAGGTTCGCGATTCCGCCGACGAACGTCGCGGGATGCTTGCGGAAGGTGGGCTGAAAATCGCGCTGCGCGATCAACCGGTCGTAGAGGCCGCGGACGAAGTCGCGGTCGGCGCCGCTCGGCAGCTCGAACAGCTGCAACCCACCGACGTGCATGGGATGTTCGCGCGACTCTCCCAATAGGAAGATCGCGTCGGTGGGCATCATCAGGTCCATTCAGCAATTACACGCGACTATGGGCGAACCCGCCAGCACCCGTTTATTCGGGAGCCAGCGACCATGCCGACGTCGCGACCAGGTCCCCACGGTCGAGTGCCGCGGCGCGGTGTTCGTGCACTTGCGCGTACTCTGGCGTGCTCACCATGTCGATGAACGCCTGCGGGGTCGGGTATTCCACGACGAGAATCGCGTCCCACCAAGGTGTTT includes:
- the ligD gene encoding non-homologous end-joining DNA ligase: MAAAEELDVDGVAVRLTNPDKVYFPKLGPKGTKRRLVEYYLTVARGPMLDALRDRPTHLQRFPDGIDGEEIYQKRIPQHHPDYLQTCRVTFPSGRTADALKVTHPSAIVWAAQMGTITLHPWQVRCPDTDHPDELRIDLDPQPGVGFEQARTVAVQVLRPLLDELALVGYPKTSGGRGIHVFLRIAKDWDFVEVRRAGIALAREVERRAPDAVTTSWWKEERGARIFIDFNQNARDRTMASAYSVRRTPIATVSTPLSWDELAGAEPDEFTMESVPGLLAGREDPWAAMDDVAQSISPLLAMADADKERGLGDMPYPPNYPKMPGEPKRVQPSRDTDLKKSDESN
- a CDS encoding ATP-dependent DNA ligase — protein: MDLPVMPPVSPMLAKSVRSIPPDASYEPKWDGFRSICFRDRNEVELGSRNERPMTRYFPELVAAVRTELPERCVIDGEIVIATDHGLDFEALQQRIHPADSRVRMLAEATPASFVAFDLLAVGDDDYTRRPFSERRAALVEALGHSGPSIHVTPATTDIDLARRWFDEFEGAGLDGVIAKPLTVTYQPDKRVMFKIKHERTADCVVAGYRVHKSGGDAIGSLLLGLYQDDGQLASVGVIGAFPMAERRRLFAELQPLVTDFEGHPWNWAAHEAGERTPRKNEFSRWNAGKDLSFVPLRPERVVEVRYDHMEGRRFRHTAQFNRWRPDRDPRSCTYDQLEQPVTFSLGDIVPGLGSG
- a CDS encoding HNH endonuclease signature motif containing protein — protein: MFDSGLLVDELARADDAELAAAIAEWARVEAVAAARRLAAIAELVHRRADGPTSAAHWSCDNWDAMAAEVAAAQNISHAMASGQMYLAAALRSRLPRVGALFAEGMISARLAATIVWHTDLVKDPDTLQLVDTTLAEDARRFGPLSATKTAQAIDAVVDQYDPGALRRTRAAARSRDVVIDRSDDESGTASMWGRLYAHDAAVLDRRLLQMAHEVCDDDPRTVAQRRADALGALAAGADRLACGCGNAGCLAGAEKDGRAASVVIHVVADASALDADPDPHMSGERPSRPITDQTTLAEALAPDPEPDVPDPRPPALIPGGGVVLPAQLAELIHGGAKVRPVRHPADAKPEPGYRPSAELERFIRCRDMTCRFPGCDRPAEFADIDHTVPYPLGPTHASNLKCLCRKHHLVKTFWTGWRDEQLPDGTVVWTSPSGRTYTTRPGSRLLFPALCVPTGELPTVSTDYGSLGDRGGMMPKRRRTRQQDRARRIDAERALNAARIAERNQPPPF
- a CDS encoding cytochrome P450, which produces MTTAPTGQAESQGLLLQLLDPANRADPYRLCARFREGGAVQLPDTNLAVFSSYRDCDDVLRHPSSSSDNVNSTVAKRQAAAGTAPRRQGPPGFLFLDPPDHTRLRRLVSKAFAPRVVSALEPDIRSLVDAMLDRVAEKGHFEVVEDFAYPLPVAVICRLLGVPLDDEPQFSRASALLAQALDPFSTITGVPPDVADQRQQAGTWLREYFHGLIERRRSQPGDDLLSGLIAVEESGDQLTEEEIVSTCNLLLIAGHETTVNLIGNAVLAMLRNPAQWAALGADSGRAPAIVEETLRFDPPVQLVGRIALADMVIGGVEVPAGDVMMLLLAAAHRDPAEFDRPDLFDPDRKGLRHLGFGRGAHYCLGAPLARLEAGVALSAVAARFPDARLDGEPRYKANVTLRGLSRLSVAV
- a CDS encoding NUDIX domain-containing protein, which gives rise to MPKLSAGVLLYRTREGVVEVLIAHPGGPFWARKDNGAWSIPKGEYSDGEDPWAAAQREFSEELGVSAPAGTRLDLGQLKQSGGKVVTAFAVHADLDVSDARSNTFELEWPKGSGTMREFPEVDRVGWFSVAEARVKLLKGQLDFLDRLMARADLAGLREGP
- a CDS encoding WS/DGAT/MGAT family O-acyltransferase, translating into MDLMMPTDAIFLLGESREHPMHVGGLQLFELPSGADRDFVRGLYDRLIAQRDFQPTFRKHPATFVGGIANLGWSYDNDVDIDYHVRRSAVPSPGRIRELLELTSRWHSSLLDRHRPLWETHIIEGLQDGRFAVYTKVHHALIDGVSAQKLMQRALSADPDDTEIRAPWSLPKSKRKSSPVSPLRSALHAAGALAALAPSTVSLARAALFEQQLTLPFGAPRTMLNVKIGGARRCAAQSWSLDRIKSVKKAAGVTVNDVVLAMCSGALRYYLLEQNALPDAPLIAMVPVSLRTEDEADAGGNLVGAILCNLGTDSDDPAQRLQTISDSMRSNKTVFSQLPRFQALALSAVNTSALALAAVPGWVSSTSPPFNIIISNVPGPTQPIYYGGARLDGNYPMSIALDGQALNITLANNAGNLDFGLVGCRRSVPHLQRLLAHLESSLKDLERSVGS